In Cydia splendana chromosome 3, ilCydSple1.2, whole genome shotgun sequence, one DNA window encodes the following:
- the LOC134806657 gene encoding macrophage mannose receptor 1-like has protein sequence MEMTLSHGLEKILPGKTLDLDDTLSDENRTITEQALGNMTLLRESTPDPDYLFYRMANGSFKLHRTPATWTDARLLCYDEGAELASPEDEALLATMSKVLLTSRQPPLYVFTGVVSQVDPDILKPSDYTNSSLQLCNFVSTLQLVSGTPLSAMPARWAPEEPDNVNHGDNCLVLQRNGLLHDAKCDDVYPFICYKRLTTSGFNFCGTDTDYIYDKSTKSCYKFHTDVATWHEAYATCSREAGHLAIANSDVEAKALSRMFPKDWGVAAIGFSYWRKDLWATIHGETLSEAGYETWGNGEPNDWQVQRCGAVFADGTLDDIGCLRLSGYICEKKSI, from the exons ATGGAGATGACGTTATCTCATGGGCTGGAGAAGATACTTCCAGGGAAGACATTAGACTTAGACG ATACATTATCAGACGAGAACAGAACGATAACAGAGCAGGCACTGGGAAATATGACACTACTACGAGAGTCGACTCCAGATCCCGACTACTTGTTCTACCGGATGGCGAACGGGTCCTTCAAACTGCATCGCACTCCAGCCACCTGGACAGATGCGCGTCTTTTATGTTATGATGAAG GTGCGGAGCTAGCTTCGCCGGAAGACGAAGCCTTGCTGGCGACCATGAGCAAAGTGTTGCTGACGAGCAGGCAGCCGCCGCTGTACGTGTTCACGGGG GTAGTCTCTCAAGTGGATCccgacattttaaaaccatCCGACTATACGAACAGTTCTTTACAGCTATGCAACTTTGTGTCAACCCTGCAACTTGTCTCAGGCACCCCGTTGTCAGCGATGCCGGCGCGCTGGGCGCCCGAGGAGCCTGACAACGTCAACCATGGCGACAACTGCCTGGTCCTACAACGCAATGGCCTGCTTCACGATGCCAAGTGCGACGATGTCTACCCCTTCATCTGCTACAAGAGGCTGACAACGAGCGGGTTTAATTTCTGCGGCACTGATACAG ATTATATATATGACAAGAGCACGAAGTCCTGTTACAAGTTCCACACCGATGTAGCAACATGGCACGAGGCCTACGCCACCTGTTCCCGCGAGGCCGGACACCTGGCCATTGCCAACAGCGATGTAGAGGCGAAGGCCCTTAGTCGCATGTTTCCTAAGGACTGGGGTGTAGCCGCCATAGGCTTCAGTTACTGGAGGAAGGACTTGTGGGCGACTATTCATG GTGAAACCTTGTCAGAGGCGGGCTACGAAACTTGGGGTAATGGGGAACCGAACGATTGGCAGGTCCAGCGCTGCGGAGCAGTCTTCGCTGACGGAACCCTCGATGACATCGGATGCCTCCGCTTGAGCGGCTATATTTGTGAAAAGAAATCCATCTAG
- the LOC134806374 gene encoding trypsin-3-like — protein sequence MAVFEFSLIALTVITICSAVELSTFDIKPEPIPILGHWWGSEAVNENNKIVGGQEAWIEDHPYQVSFIVNNSYFCGGFIVSEIYILTAAHCAQDVDPKTVVLRAGSASRKNGTIIPIAEVIPHPEYDDPPFDKDVAVMKTVDPITFSDTMQPIPLPKLRRPMRGGTKVMVSGWGRTKQGASSIPERLMDVEIPVVYYAACLASYPGILTQNMWCGGNYFLGGQGTCQGDSGGAAIQDGMAVGIVSFGRGCAQPLSPSVFANIAAPTIRNFIEQHTGL from the exons ATGGCCGTGTTCGAGTTCAGTTTAATTGCTTTAACTGTGATTACAATATGTAGTGCAGTAG AATTATCGACTTTCGATATAAAACCAGAGCCTATACCTATTTTGGGTCACTGGTGGGGTTCCGAAGCCGTTAACGAGAACAACAAGATAGTGGGAGGGCAAGAGGCCTGGATAGAAGACCATCCGTACCAGGTTTCCTTCATAGTGAACAACTCCTACTTTTGCGGGGGATTCATTGTCAGCGAGATATACATACTCACGGCAGCTCATTGTGCTCAAGA TGTGGACCCAAAAACAGTGGTACTTCGAGCTGGAAGCGCCTCCCGAAAGAATGGAACTATAATACCCATAGCGGAAGTCATCCCCCATCCGGAATACGACGACCCCCCCTTCGACAAGGACGTGGCGGTGATGAAGACCGTGGACCCCATTACCTTCTCTGACACCATGCAGCCAATACCACTTCCGAAGCTTCGGCGACCTATGAGAGGGGGTACGAAGGTTATGGTGAGCGGCTGGGGGAGAACCAAG CAAGGTGCGTCTAGCATTCCTGAGAGGTTGATGGACGTCGAGATCCCCGTGGTGTATTACGCGGCCTGCCTCGCGTCCTACCCGGGGATTCTGACCCAAAATATGTGGTGTGGAGGCAACTACTTCTTAGGCGGTCAGGGGACTTGTCAA GGCGACTCCGGTGGCGCTGCGATTCAAGACGGTATGGCGGTGGGTATCGTGTCGTTCGGCCGCGGCTGCGCCCAGCCGCTCTCGCCAAGCGTGTTCGCGAACATCGCCGCGCCTACCATACGGAACTTCATCGAGCAACATACAGGcctataa
- the LOC134806375 gene encoding melanization protease 1-like codes for MAWKTICFVSMLVCVQSSVVNLRERHIAPNQNGTNIQQPDDASIAPDKYIAGGHPAAIGQFPSIARLSIKTTTDTLLCAGSLIGERHVLTAAHCLDHDIKYYQDISIYLGEYDRKSYPVDCVKNKCIKNKLVHPDKIVKHPEYNSVTVENDIALMRLQKRAPLSAYIKPIPLPPFDVDHPINKGASLAVVGWGETESAYSSNILLATELTLIPKAECLRQESDVPVKHICAGDAEGKDTCPGDSGGPLLMYYQEKYYLSGIVSYGPSMKCGTSKIGYYTNVYKYMKWIKGNMK; via the exons ATGGCTTGGAAAACCATTTGTTTTGTATCGATGTTAGTGTGCGTCCAAAGCTCCGTTGTCAACCTTCGGGAACGACATATTG CGCCCAATCAAAATGGAACCAACATACAACAGCCCGACGACGCCTCGATTGCCCCAGATAAATATATAGCAG GTGGCCACCCAGCGGCGATAGGCCAGTTCCCGAGTATAGCTCGGCTTTCCATCAAGACCACTACTGACACCCTCCTATGCGCCGGCTCTCTCATTGGCGAGCGGCACGTTCTGACCGCCGCGCACTGTCTCGACCACGACATCAAGTACTATCAGGA CATCTCCATCTATTTAGGCGAGTACGACCGCAAGAGCTACCCAGTGGACTGTGTTAAAAACAAATGCATTAAAAACAAACTGGTCCATCCGGACAAGATTGTGAAGCATCCTGAGTACAACAGTGTTACAGTAGAAAATGATATTGCACTGATGAGACTGCAGAAACGGGCTCCGCTATCGG CGTACATCAAACCTATACCTCTGCCACCATTTGACGTCGACCATCCCATAAATAAAGGCGCCTCACTCGCCGTTGTCGGTTGGGGCGAAACGGAGTCTGCGTATTCATCTAACATCCTTCTTGCCACCGAACTCACCCTCATACCTAAGGCAGAATGCTTGAGGCAAGAGTCTGATGTTCCCGTTAAGCATATATGTGCAGGCGACGCTGAGGGCAAAGATACCTGTCCTGGAGACTCAGGCGGCCCGCTGCTCATGTATTACCAAGAAAAATATTACCTGTCTGGCATTGTCAGCTATGGACCTTCTATGAAGTGCGGGACTTCTAAAATAGGATACTATACAAATGTTTATAAGTATATGAAGTGGATTAAAGGGAATATgaagtaa